The following are encoded in a window of Amycolatopsis lexingtonensis genomic DNA:
- a CDS encoding DUF932 domain-containing protein: MPTREFRRQRRRSAGAGAPPALRLVSRDPSTREPAAPTHPLANNERAIHMSKETSTWLNTNVLIGFTDKRGHAWHYRAEDQGTEPNHYPGPIPITDVKRRLFSWTAEPARVLVEDRFGLRPATHHLGVTASDTGDVLAIHTNEYEIHQYSTWLLDNVAALLDDGLTIGSAGLLRNRKQAWVSVEVPDNITTPEGVEFRPNLLACSSHDASLKTRYKRVVTNVVCDNTMAAGLREDGQDHAIMHKRNSTLQLLTARQALQIVHTLADDFAAEVKTLCQTTVTDRAWKAFLDAHTPIPAAPGRGRTNAATKRSALTRLWTSDSRVSPWKNTGWGVIQAVNTHLTHEAIIRGASRPERNMTRVITGELAKHDRAAAETLRKVLATV; this comes from the coding sequence GTGCCCACGCGCGAGTTCAGACGCCAGCGTCGACGCAGCGCAGGGGCAGGTGCACCGCCGGCGCTCCGCCTGGTGAGCCGTGACCCGTCCACCCGCGAGCCCGCCGCCCCTACGCACCCGCTCGCCAACAACGAAAGGGCGATCCACATGTCCAAAGAAACCAGCACGTGGCTCAACACCAACGTCCTCATCGGATTCACCGACAAACGCGGACACGCCTGGCACTACCGCGCCGAAGACCAAGGCACCGAACCGAACCACTACCCCGGACCGATCCCCATCACCGACGTCAAACGACGCCTCTTCAGCTGGACCGCCGAACCGGCCCGGGTCCTGGTCGAAGACCGCTTCGGGCTCCGACCCGCCACACACCACCTGGGCGTCACCGCCTCCGACACCGGCGACGTCCTCGCCATCCACACCAACGAATACGAAATCCACCAATACAGCACCTGGCTGCTGGACAACGTCGCCGCCCTGCTCGACGACGGCCTCACCATCGGCTCCGCCGGCCTGCTGCGAAACCGCAAGCAAGCCTGGGTCAGCGTCGAAGTCCCCGACAACATCACCACCCCCGAAGGCGTGGAGTTCCGGCCCAACCTGCTCGCCTGCTCCAGCCACGACGCCAGCCTCAAAACCCGCTACAAGCGAGTCGTCACCAACGTCGTCTGCGACAACACCATGGCTGCCGGACTCCGCGAAGACGGCCAGGACCACGCCATCATGCACAAGCGCAACAGCACCCTGCAGCTGCTCACCGCCCGCCAGGCGCTGCAGATCGTGCACACCCTCGCCGACGACTTCGCCGCCGAAGTCAAGACACTGTGCCAGACCACCGTCACCGACCGAGCCTGGAAAGCCTTCCTCGACGCCCACACCCCCATCCCGGCCGCGCCCGGCCGGGGGCGCACCAACGCGGCCACCAAGCGCTCCGCCCTCACCCGGCTGTGGACCAGCGACAGCCGGGTCAGCCCGTGGAAGAACACCGGCTGGGGCGTGATACAGGCGGTCAACACCCACCTCACGCACGAAGCGATCATCCGCGGCGCCAGCCGCCCTGAACGGAACATGACCCGGGTCATAACCGGCGAGCTGGCCAAGCACGACCGCGCCGCCGCCGAGACCCTACGCAAAGTCCTCGCCACCGTCTGA
- a CDS encoding RtcB family protein translates to MDLIPETPYRFRIPRHGPMRVPGIVYATRDLLPEATGDKSLEQVANVATLPGIVTASYAMPDVHWGYGFPIGGVAATDVSAGGVVSPGGVGFDISCGVRLLAARLDADRLPAVLGPLMDTLGHTVPRGLHHGGTWQLADRAQLYDVLLGGARYAVDAGHGVPRDLARCEDAGQIRGAAPGRISTHALERGLGQLGSLGSGNHFLEVQVVDDIFDEATAAAFGLHRHQVCVLIHTGSRGLGHQVCTDYIRTMDEAMNRYGIQLPDRQLACVPVTSTAGQAYLGAMAAATNFARANRQLLTETARRAFERHTGAELDLVYDVSHNLATIEHHELDGQWRRLCVHRKGATRALPPHHPDLPAELAATGQPTLIPGTMGTASHVLAGVAGSPAFHSTCHGAGRTRSRHAAAREVDGQRLRDDLESRGIAVRGTSWRSLAEETPTAYKDVDAVVDAAEGAGLCRKVARLVPVGVVKG, encoded by the coding sequence GTGGACCTCATCCCCGAAACCCCGTACCGCTTCCGCATCCCCCGGCACGGCCCGATGCGGGTGCCCGGCATCGTCTACGCGACCCGCGACCTCCTGCCCGAAGCGACCGGCGACAAGTCGCTGGAGCAGGTGGCCAACGTCGCCACCCTGCCCGGCATCGTCACCGCCTCCTACGCCATGCCGGACGTCCACTGGGGCTACGGCTTCCCCATCGGCGGCGTCGCCGCGACCGACGTCAGCGCCGGCGGTGTGGTCTCTCCCGGCGGGGTCGGGTTCGACATCTCCTGCGGGGTCCGGCTGCTCGCCGCCCGCCTGGACGCCGACCGGCTCCCGGCTGTCCTCGGCCCGCTGATGGACACCCTCGGCCACACCGTCCCCCGCGGCCTGCACCACGGCGGCACCTGGCAGCTCGCCGACCGCGCCCAGCTCTACGACGTGCTGCTCGGCGGCGCCCGGTACGCCGTCGACGCCGGACACGGAGTTCCCCGCGACCTGGCCCGCTGCGAAGACGCCGGCCAGATCCGAGGCGCCGCACCCGGCCGCATCAGCACCCACGCGCTCGAACGCGGCCTCGGCCAGCTCGGCAGTCTCGGGTCCGGCAACCACTTCCTCGAAGTCCAGGTGGTCGACGACATCTTCGACGAGGCCACCGCCGCGGCGTTCGGCCTCCACCGGCACCAGGTCTGCGTGCTGATCCACACCGGCTCGCGCGGGCTCGGGCATCAGGTCTGCACCGACTACATCCGCACCATGGACGAGGCGATGAACCGCTACGGGATCCAGCTACCCGACCGGCAGCTCGCGTGCGTCCCGGTGACCTCCACCGCGGGACAGGCCTACCTCGGTGCCATGGCCGCCGCGACGAACTTCGCCCGCGCCAACCGCCAGCTGCTCACCGAAACCGCCCGCCGCGCGTTCGAGCGGCACACCGGCGCCGAACTCGACCTCGTCTACGACGTCTCCCACAACCTCGCCACGATCGAGCACCACGAGCTCGACGGCCAGTGGCGCCGGTTGTGCGTGCACCGCAAGGGCGCGACCCGGGCGCTGCCACCGCACCACCCGGATCTGCCCGCCGAACTCGCCGCGACCGGCCAGCCCACGCTCATCCCCGGCACGATGGGCACCGCCTCCCACGTCCTGGCCGGGGTGGCCGGCTCCCCCGCGTTCCACTCCACCTGCCACGGCGCCGGACGGACGCGCAGCCGCCACGCCGCGGCCCGCGAAGTCGACGGCCAGCGGCTGCGCGACGACCTCGAATCCCGCGGCATCGCCGTGCGGGGAACGTCGTGGCGAAGCCTGGCCGAAGAGACGCCGACGGCTTACAAGGACGTCGACGCCGTCGTCGACGCCGCCGAGGGCGCGGGCCTGTGCCGCAAGGTCGCCCGCCTGGTCCCGGTCGGTGTGGTCAAGGGGTGA
- a CDS encoding protein kinase family protein → MLVTDTCLADGRYRLLNPCGATRNGGAEFWLAHDEANARDVALTVLTADPGGRHLFDGGARVLEHARLTATAGEPAVAPVLDVFGPAEETELGAGAAGLVVATWTPGAEVLDTVRQAPVPAERACRMLRPLAAAADRLHHRGLLAGIDCPQRIRIGADGTLVLAFPGPAPTATQREDVYGLGALLYALIVGEWPAPDAAEWLPDAVPERLRLVVQLSLGCAGLGEIHTATPLLEAMARFETDAVIPEPSVARPVPEPAAEPPSRPVRLRPMDARSALTAILAIAVVVLVAGGVTQVSGLFDRTPAAVPLSLPSPAPAAVLPRPAPVSPVPSSTPPAAPVAVRPDRVAVFSVTGSPDHSREAGLAADGDPATAWPTDQYREQFPQFAPGVGLLAGFGRPLRVRGVDVTSPSAGSVVEIRVAATAQPTLAETVPVATATLAPGTTMIPVPSGAASAVVLVWLVRLAPGPGGYQSTIQEIAYLGDTG, encoded by the coding sequence ATGCTGGTCACGGACACGTGTCTCGCCGACGGCCGCTACCGCCTGCTGAACCCGTGCGGCGCCACCCGCAACGGAGGCGCCGAGTTCTGGCTCGCCCACGACGAAGCGAACGCGCGGGACGTGGCATTGACGGTCCTGACGGCTGATCCCGGTGGGCGGCACCTCTTCGACGGCGGCGCCCGCGTGCTGGAACACGCCCGGCTGACCGCCACCGCCGGGGAGCCGGCCGTGGCCCCAGTGCTCGACGTGTTCGGCCCGGCGGAGGAAACCGAACTCGGCGCGGGAGCGGCCGGCCTGGTCGTCGCCACCTGGACCCCTGGCGCGGAGGTGCTCGACACCGTGCGGCAGGCTCCGGTGCCGGCCGAGCGTGCCTGCCGGATGCTGCGTCCGCTGGCTGCCGCAGCCGACCGCCTCCACCACCGGGGCCTGCTCGCCGGGATCGACTGTCCACAACGGATCAGGATCGGCGCGGACGGCACCCTCGTCCTGGCTTTCCCCGGCCCGGCGCCGACTGCCACGCAACGCGAAGACGTCTACGGTCTCGGTGCGCTGTTGTACGCGCTGATCGTCGGGGAGTGGCCCGCGCCCGACGCGGCCGAGTGGCTACCCGACGCCGTGCCGGAGCGGCTGCGGCTCGTGGTGCAGCTCAGCCTCGGTTGTGCCGGCCTGGGGGAGATCCACACGGCCACCCCGCTGCTCGAGGCGATGGCGCGCTTCGAGACCGATGCCGTCATCCCCGAGCCGTCAGTGGCTCGCCCTGTTCCGGAACCGGCCGCGGAGCCGCCGTCCCGGCCGGTGCGCCTCCGTCCCATGGACGCGCGCTCGGCGCTCACGGCGATTCTGGCGATCGCGGTGGTGGTGTTGGTCGCGGGCGGGGTGACGCAGGTGAGCGGGCTGTTCGACCGCACTCCCGCCGCGGTCCCGCTGTCCTTGCCTTCCCCGGCGCCGGCGGCGGTCCTGCCGCGTCCCGCTCCGGTTTCGCCGGTCCCGTCTTCGACGCCGCCGGCCGCTCCCGTCGCGGTCCGGCCCGACCGCGTGGCCGTGTTCAGCGTGACCGGAAGCCCCGACCACTCGCGTGAGGCCGGGCTGGCCGCCGATGGTGATCCGGCGACCGCGTGGCCCACCGATCAGTATCGGGAGCAGTTCCCGCAGTTCGCGCCGGGAGTCGGATTGCTCGCGGGCTTCGGGCGTCCGCTGCGGGTGCGCGGGGTGGACGTCACCTCACCCAGCGCCGGATCGGTGGTGGAAATCCGGGTCGCGGCCACCGCGCAGCCCACCCTCGCCGAGACGGTGCCGGTGGCAACCGCGACCCTGGCACCGGGCACGACCATGATCCCGGTGCCGTCCGGTGCGGCGAGTGCGGTCGTGCTGGTCTGGCTCGTCCGCCTCGCTCCCGGCCCCGGGGGCTACCAGAGCACGATCCAGGAGATCGCTTACCTCGGCGACACCGGCTGA
- a CDS encoding FAD-dependent monooxygenase has translation MSKARIVIAGAGLAGLTLAHYLHRHGIQVAVYERDNGLSAREAGYRVHINSTGTSALHAALEPRLWELFLATCGMPDDDMLLFDEQLNLRPPRDKAASTGTGVPTEIPEHLAVCRSTLRRILFLGLEEVVHFGAKVTGYRSNPGSTVTVLLEDGGTAEADVLIAADGINSAVRAQRLPQVRVADLGARSIAAKIPLTEETKAKLPAQLYNAFSMAYDSDYTGLTLGPLERTNPRSPLVTQQDPEFQQEARENYALSIFNSTAEHMLPDADLFSAGPDKLKAYVLQRLSTWHPALVEIARLWDTATVQALAVRSCVPIAPWESSNVTVMGDAIHAMSPALGIGANTALRDAHVLGNHLLAAADGDPTLLDAIAAYEQSMREYAYQALRKSAFVGQKVVGHLPLPE, from the coding sequence GTGTCCAAAGCACGTATCGTCATCGCCGGCGCCGGGTTGGCCGGCTTGACTTTGGCCCACTATCTGCACCGTCACGGCATTCAGGTCGCCGTCTACGAGCGCGACAACGGCCTCTCGGCACGCGAGGCCGGGTACCGCGTGCACATCAATTCGACCGGTACCTCTGCCTTGCACGCCGCCCTGGAACCGCGGTTGTGGGAGTTGTTCCTGGCGACCTGCGGCATGCCCGACGATGACATGCTGCTCTTCGACGAACAACTCAACCTGCGCCCACCCCGCGACAAGGCCGCGTCCACAGGTACCGGAGTACCCACCGAGATCCCGGAACACCTCGCGGTGTGCCGCTCCACCCTGCGCCGAATCCTTTTCCTCGGCCTCGAAGAGGTCGTGCACTTCGGCGCGAAGGTCACCGGCTACCGGAGCAACCCGGGCTCGACGGTCACCGTGCTGCTGGAGGACGGCGGCACGGCCGAGGCCGACGTGCTCATCGCCGCGGACGGCATCAATTCCGCCGTGCGAGCCCAACGGCTGCCGCAGGTCCGGGTCGCCGATCTCGGTGCCCGATCGATCGCCGCCAAGATCCCCCTCACCGAAGAGACCAAGGCGAAGCTCCCGGCTCAGCTGTACAACGCGTTCTCCATGGCCTACGACAGCGACTACACCGGCCTCACCCTGGGCCCCCTGGAACGCACCAACCCGCGCTCACCTCTGGTCACCCAGCAGGACCCCGAGTTCCAGCAGGAAGCCCGCGAGAACTACGCGCTGAGCATCTTCAACTCGACGGCGGAACACATGCTCCCCGACGCCGATCTGTTCAGCGCCGGACCGGACAAGCTAAAAGCCTACGTGCTGCAACGGCTGAGCACTTGGCACCCCGCCCTGGTGGAAATCGCCCGGCTCTGGGACACCGCCACAGTGCAAGCCCTCGCCGTCCGCAGCTGCGTGCCGATCGCCCCATGGGAATCGTCGAACGTGACCGTCATGGGTGACGCCATCCACGCGATGAGCCCGGCACTGGGCATCGGCGCCAACACGGCACTGCGGGACGCACACGTCCTCGGCAACCACCTGTTGGCAGCGGCCGACGGCGACCCGACGCTGCTCGACGCGATCGCCGCCTACGAGCAATCGATGCGCGAGTACGCCTACCAGGCGCTGCGGAAGTCAGCGTTCGTCGGTCAGAAGGTGGTCGGCCACCTCCCGCTGCCCGAGTAG
- a CDS encoding DUF4328 domain-containing protein — MTTAVGVADVAGEWGAFPISVWLVVGWASLGIQVVTGIVFVRWLWLARANAEVIESAQHRHSPMWVVLGWIVPIVSFWFPQMVVRDVWNASNPQRPRGTGRLYPTPGAELVSWWWAAFLTNQVLSTIGGRLTEDAMTARDLDTVAAVAQVAAAALIIMISARVTAWQTNAR; from the coding sequence GTGACCACCGCGGTCGGCGTCGCGGATGTCGCGGGCGAGTGGGGTGCGTTCCCCATTTCGGTCTGGCTGGTCGTGGGCTGGGCCTCCTTGGGGATCCAGGTCGTCACCGGGATCGTCTTCGTGCGGTGGCTGTGGCTCGCCCGCGCCAATGCCGAGGTGATCGAATCCGCCCAGCACCGGCACTCGCCGATGTGGGTGGTGCTCGGCTGGATCGTGCCGATCGTCAGCTTCTGGTTTCCGCAGATGGTCGTCCGGGACGTCTGGAACGCCAGCAACCCCCAGCGGCCGCGTGGTACGGGCCGGCTGTACCCAACGCCCGGCGCCGAGCTGGTCTCCTGGTGGTGGGCCGCCTTCCTCACTAACCAGGTGCTGTCGACGATCGGCGGCCGCCTCACCGAGGACGCGATGACGGCGCGCGACCTCGACACCGTGGCGGCGGTCGCCCAAGTCGCGGCCGCTGCGCTGATCATCATGATCAGCGCCCGAGTCACCGCCTGGCAGACGAACGCCCGCTGA
- a CDS encoding DUF4192 family protein → MTSYLTPSEAISFLPDTTSDTLFVLGFPTRATPTAPAVLAFPSPDLATLHTPALATNVRDQLPAGSDADVLIVVIGDGQDNQDPLPHRAAIAALETALRPAGHTVTGCYWTPHTQPGAHLRDYRNPRRITTIMPATTPIDLAPPLRIMADTALPWGLPFTERGETIPARLGRFARTVLPLLVRYDDRTHDAVAQALDDAARGELPDDENGFALTCALRDNTIYGPLLVPPADLDLRRIEQLWLALHRGTADPAIRAKLAALTAASALRRRARHFAAFALAHATTAPGTNTLGILLQQHTSGAALDEELQHLAERVAMQRGNHF, encoded by the coding sequence ATGACCAGCTATCTGACCCCCAGTGAAGCGATCAGCTTCCTGCCCGACACCACCTCGGACACCCTGTTCGTCCTCGGATTCCCCACCCGCGCCACCCCCACGGCACCAGCGGTCCTGGCCTTCCCCTCCCCAGACCTCGCCACCCTCCACACCCCGGCGCTCGCCACAAACGTCCGCGACCAGCTGCCCGCCGGCAGCGACGCCGACGTGCTCATCGTCGTGATCGGCGACGGCCAAGACAACCAGGATCCACTCCCCCACCGCGCCGCAATCGCCGCGCTCGAGACCGCGCTGCGCCCCGCCGGACACACCGTGACCGGCTGCTACTGGACCCCGCACACCCAACCGGGCGCCCACCTGCGCGACTACCGCAACCCCCGACGCATCACGACCATCATGCCGGCCACCACCCCCATCGACCTCGCACCGCCACTGCGGATCATGGCCGACACCGCGCTGCCCTGGGGACTGCCGTTCACCGAACGCGGCGAGACCATCCCCGCCCGCCTCGGCCGCTTCGCCCGCACCGTGCTGCCCCTGCTCGTGCGCTACGACGACCGCACCCACGACGCCGTCGCACAAGCCCTCGACGACGCCGCCCGCGGCGAGCTCCCCGACGACGAGAACGGCTTCGCCCTCACCTGCGCGCTACGCGACAACACGATCTACGGGCCGCTGCTCGTCCCACCAGCCGACCTCGACCTCCGCCGGATCGAGCAGCTGTGGCTGGCACTGCACCGCGGTACCGCTGACCCCGCCATCCGAGCCAAGCTCGCCGCCCTCACCGCAGCCAGTGCGCTGCGCCGGCGGGCACGGCACTTCGCCGCCTTCGCACTCGCCCACGCCACCACCGCGCCCGGCACGAACACCCTCGGGATCCTGCTGCAGCAACACACCAGCGGCGCAGCCCTCGATGAAGAACTGCAGCACCTCGCCGAACGAGTCGCCATGCAGCGGGGTAACCACTTCTGA